From one Gossypium hirsutum isolate 1008001.06 chromosome D08, Gossypium_hirsutum_v2.1, whole genome shotgun sequence genomic stretch:
- the LOC107915537 gene encoding 6-phosphogluconate dehydrogenase, decarboxylating 2, translating into MAPPTRIGLAGLAVMGQNLALNIAEKGFPISVYNRTTSKVDETVERAKKEGDLPVYGFHDPESFVQSIQKPRVVIMLVKAGAPVDQTIKTLSAYLEKGDCIIDGGNEWYENTERRQKEMSALGLLYLGMGVSGGEEGARNGPSLMPGGSFEAYKYIEDILLKVAAQVPDSGPCVTYIGKGGSGNFVKMVHNGIEYGDMQLIAEAYDVLKSVGKLSNEELHSVFSEWNKGELLSFLIEITADIFGIKDDKADGYLVDKVLDKTGMKGTGKWTVQQAADLSIAAPTIAASLDSRFLSGLKEERVEAAKVFKSGGFGDVLTDQVVDKARLIDDVRQALYASKICSYAQGMNLIRAKSIEKGWDLKLGELARIWKGGCIIRAIFLDRIKKAYDRNSDLANLLVDPEFAKEIIDRQSAWRRVVCLAINSGISTPGMSASLAYFDTYRRERVPANLVQAQRDYFGAHTYERVDMDGSFHTEWFKIAKKLKD; encoded by the coding sequence ATGGCTCCACCTACAAGGATAGGGCTTGCTGGTTTGGCTGTTATGGGCCAAAATCTTGCACTTAACATTGCTGAGAAAGGCTTTCCCATTTCTGTTTATAACAGAACTACCTCTAAAGTCGATGAGACTGTTGAAAGAGCTAAAAAGGAGGGAGATCTTCCTGTATATGGTTTCCATGATCCTGAATCTTTTGTTCAGTCAATCCAGAAACCTAGAGTGGTAATCATGCTTGTTAAGGCAGGGGCCCCTGTTGACCAAACCATTAAGACTCTCTCTGCATACTTGGAGAAAGGTGATTGTATCATCGATGGTGGCAACGAGTGGTATGAAAACACTGAGAGACGACAGAAAGAGATGTCGGCACTGGGTTTGTTATACCTTGGGATGGGAGTTTCAGGTGGTGAAGAAGGTGCACGAAATGGTCCCTCTTTAATGCCTGGAGGGTCCTTTGAAGCTTACAAATACATTGAAGACATTCTTCTTAAAGTTGCCGCTCAAGTTCCAGATAGTGGCCCATGTGTGACTTACATTGGAAAAGGTGGATCTGGTAATTTTGTCAAGATGGTTCACAATGGAATTGAATATGGTGATATGCAACTGATTGCAGAGGCTTATGACGTGCTGAAATCTGTTGGGAAATTATCTAATGAAGAACTACATAGTGTTTTCTCAGAATGGAACAAGGGGGAGCTTTTGAGCTTCTTGATTGAAATCACTGCTGATATATTTGGAATTAAGGATGACAAGGCAGATGGTTATTTAGTTGATAAGGTTTTGGACAAAACTGGCATGAAGGGTACTGGTAAATGGACTGTACAGCAAGCTGCTGATTTGTCCATTGCAGCTCCAACAATTGCAGCTTCTCTGGATTCAAGGTTCCTTAGTGGGTTGAAAGAGGAAAGAGTTGAAGCTGCTAAAGTCTTCAAATCAGGAGGATTTGGTGATGTCTTGACCGACCAAGTTGTGGACAAGGCAAGATTAATTGATGATGTAAGGCAAGCACTTTATGCATCCAAGATTTGCAGTTATGCTCAGGGCATGAATCTCATTCGTGCAAAAAGCATCGAGAAGGGTTGGGACTTGAAGTTGGGGGAACTGGCTAGGATATGGAAGGGAGGCTGCATTATCCGCGCTATTTTCCTGGACAGAATCAAGAAGGCTTATGATAGAAATTCTGACCTTGCAAACCTTCTTGTCGACCCAGAATTTGCAAAGGAAATCATTGACAGGCAATCTGCTTGGAGAAGAGTTGTTTGTCTTGCTATCAACTCCGGTATTAGCACTCCAGGCATGTCAGCCAGTCTTGCCTATTTCGACACTTATAGGAGGGAACGAGTACCGGCTAATTTGGTTCAAGCTCAACGAGATTATTTTGGTGCCCATACTTATGAAAGGGTTGACATGGACGGATCTTTCCACACTGAATGGTTCAAGATCGCCAAAAAACTAAAAGATTAA